From Elusimicrobiota bacterium, the proteins below share one genomic window:
- a CDS encoding HK97 family phage prohead protease — MKDENTLLEKVGFAFPVQVLKFAEEAGEFHVVGYAATSDFDLQGDIITEEALKASSLDLLKNSTVLLNHDMKLPIGKVTKVEFDQHGLLIDALISKTEQDIIQKIKEGVLNKFSIRGQVLERERKFSTEHDRMVNIIQRMSLVEVSLVSVPANPEAKAIGWYIAKALKETEEQGDKTMPDEVIIEELPAHDANPAPQLAAEPPATPKAAAPAPEEKPKPDDTVAQVQAQKPAEIQKSNVGGLLDKLISIGGHSGVIAQQLKTLLKPPAIEPAPAAVKPVEPADLAKLVAGEVAKQLEAALKAVPTLRKGLVQPDSEAEELRKQFDSLPPEKKLRAVLAVRESK; from the coding sequence ATGAAAGACGAAAACACATTGCTGGAAAAAGTCGGATTCGCGTTCCCGGTACAGGTATTGAAATTTGCCGAGGAAGCCGGTGAGTTCCACGTTGTCGGTTACGCCGCCACAAGCGACTTCGATTTGCAGGGCGACATCATAACCGAGGAGGCATTAAAAGCATCATCGCTGGACCTGCTAAAAAACTCCACCGTGCTGCTCAACCACGACATGAAGCTGCCCATCGGCAAGGTGACTAAGGTCGAGTTCGACCAGCATGGCCTTCTGATAGACGCGCTCATTTCAAAGACCGAACAGGACATCATCCAGAAAATCAAGGAAGGCGTCCTTAATAAATTTTCCATTCGCGGGCAGGTGCTGGAACGAGAGCGCAAATTCTCCACCGAACACGACCGCATGGTCAATATTATCCAGCGCATGAGCCTGGTTGAAGTATCGCTTGTATCAGTCCCCGCGAACCCGGAGGCAAAGGCTATCGGGTGGTATATAGCGAAAGCCCTTAAGGAAACAGAAGAACAAGGAGACAAAACAATGCCAGATGAAGTGATTATAGAGGAATTACCGGCGCATGACGCAAATCCCGCGCCGCAGCTGGCAGCCGAGCCGCCTGCCACGCCAAAGGCCGCTGCACCGGCCCCGGAAGAGAAACCCAAGCCTGACGACACAGTCGCGCAGGTACAGGCGCAGAAACCTGCTGAAATCCAGAAATCGAACGTCGGCGGCCTGCTGGACAAGCTGATAAGCATTGGCGGCCACTCCGGCGTCATCGCGCAGCAGCTTAAAACGCTGCTCAAGCCGCCAGCCATTGAACCGGCCCCGGCGGCAGTCAAGCCGGTCGAACCGGCGGACCTGGCCAAATTGGTTGCGGGCGAGGTCGCCAAGCAGCTGGAAGCCGCGCTAAAAGCGGTTCCCACCCTGCGCAAAGGACTCGTCCAGCCGGACAGCGAGGCCGAGGAACTCAGGAAGCAGTTCGACAGCCTGCCCCCAGAGAAAAAGCTCCGGGCGGTACTGGCAGTTCGAGAAAGCAAATAG
- a CDS encoding DNA adenine methylase — protein sequence METIKINFADYGEMFRTDPVKLPDQELLSMDFILHRAWAMLQAGHKVFDETTAWDAQDILALHIVVQLEMTRRGFQNTIQDALQEQTLAMIAEDAAEAGVEEDTEKGVRQAFGSYGGKRYLAHRIASYIPHHRTYVEPFAGGAAVLYAKDPSPQEALNDRDAEIAFMHKFIRDHSPEDSNALAKREWTILRETHERLKAMKPETDRDRFYKSFYLTRSSYGKMRGGSFNPANEGVKIDFPNTVNRAQERLRNVAVTNKDYLQVLKDYDSPETFFYMDPPYPGKFNLFDFGFKEEDFLKAVKGLKAKWIISYPSERVKVFKGYNVYIVKRRNQMRGPGGNQEWVTEMMASNFPLKPLNLYIEKGLEAEPEGMEDKAPPFLPQLEDAPDLEKVHGAFKSPGGKYRLYKKILALIPEHKTFVEAFCGGAQVFFHKKRSDAEVINDVNSDLIFSYRFIKSMTPEDLDWLKKQEWVIHRTLARKLFESQPKTPRERFYRFAYLNKATYWGRSDAWEGVRTGRNGEGYHIKLPLKLPDIQERLKNVTLHSWDWQDILKEYDGDNTFFYLDPPYPIHWPKEHGDHGAKFFKEEDLIPALKSIKGKFILSYELEKLGLFKGFKTYRVKTLWTGMHQLGVRHKYELLVSNFPLKPLNLYFEKLQESGEKHTEVISSNPTA from the coding sequence ATGGAAACAATAAAAATTAACTTTGCGGATTACGGTGAAATGTTCAGGACGGACCCAGTCAAGCTGCCGGACCAAGAGCTGTTGTCTATGGACTTCATCCTGCACAGGGCATGGGCCATGCTGCAGGCCGGACATAAAGTATTCGACGAAACCACCGCATGGGACGCACAGGATATCCTGGCACTACATATCGTAGTTCAGTTGGAGATGACCCGCCGTGGCTTCCAGAATACCATACAAGACGCTTTGCAGGAGCAGACACTGGCCATGATTGCGGAAGATGCCGCAGAAGCGGGCGTGGAGGAAGACACGGAAAAAGGCGTGCGCCAAGCGTTCGGCTCATACGGCGGCAAGCGCTATCTGGCTCACCGCATAGCTTCGTATATTCCCCACCATCGCACCTATGTCGAGCCGTTCGCGGGCGGCGCGGCTGTGCTCTACGCCAAGGACCCATCACCGCAGGAAGCATTAAACGACCGCGACGCGGAGATTGCCTTCATGCATAAATTTATCCGGGACCACAGTCCGGAGGATAGTAACGCGCTGGCAAAACGCGAATGGACAATCCTCAGGGAAACCCATGAGCGCCTTAAAGCCATGAAACCGGAAACCGACCGCGACCGTTTCTATAAGTCATTCTATCTGACCCGGTCGTCCTACGGCAAAATGCGGGGCGGCTCCTTTAACCCCGCCAACGAGGGCGTAAAGATAGACTTCCCGAATACCGTGAATCGTGCGCAAGAACGGCTGCGCAACGTGGCGGTCACCAACAAAGACTATTTGCAGGTGCTCAAAGACTACGACAGCCCGGAGACGTTCTTCTACATGGACCCGCCGTATCCCGGCAAATTCAACCTTTTTGACTTCGGGTTCAAGGAAGAGGATTTTCTAAAAGCCGTTAAGGGCCTGAAGGCAAAGTGGATAATTTCTTATCCCTCCGAACGAGTCAAAGTGTTCAAAGGATACAACGTATATATCGTCAAGCGCAGGAACCAGATGCGGGGCCCGGGCGGCAACCAAGAGTGGGTCACGGAGATGATGGCCTCCAATTTCCCATTAAAGCCGCTTAATCTTTACATTGAGAAGGGACTGGAAGCCGAGCCGGAAGGCATGGAGGATAAAGCGCCGCCATTCCTGCCACAGCTTGAGGACGCGCCGGACCTGGAGAAGGTTCACGGCGCTTTCAAAAGCCCAGGCGGCAAATACCGGCTATACAAGAAAATCCTGGCGCTTATCCCGGAGCACAAAACATTCGTTGAGGCGTTCTGCGGCGGAGCGCAGGTATTCTTCCATAAGAAGCGGTCTGACGCGGAAGTAATCAACGACGTTAATTCCGACCTTATATTCTCATATCGGTTCATCAAGAGCATGACGCCGGAGGATTTAGACTGGCTAAAAAAACAGGAATGGGTTATACACAGAACCCTGGCACGGAAACTGTTTGAGAGCCAACCCAAAACGCCAAGAGAAAGATTTTACCGCTTCGCCTATCTAAATAAAGCGACCTACTGGGGCAGGTCTGACGCATGGGAAGGAGTAAGGACGGGCAGGAACGGCGAAGGCTACCACATCAAACTGCCGCTTAAACTGCCCGACATTCAGGAGAGACTAAAAAATGTCACGTTGCATTCCTGGGATTGGCAGGATATTCTCAAAGAGTATGATGGCGACAATACGTTTTTCTACCTTGACCCGCCCTATCCCATTCACTGGCCCAAGGAGCACGGAGACCACGGCGCTAAATTCTTCAAAGAGGAGGATTTAATCCCGGCACTCAAAAGTATTAAAGGGAAATTCATCCTGAGCTACGAACTGGAAAAACTGGGGCTTTTCAAAGGCTTCAAAACCTATCGCGTAAAAACCTTGTGGACCGGCATGCACCAATTGGGAGTGCGTCATAAATACGAACTCCTTGTCTCGAACTTCCCACTCAAGCCATTGAATCTTTACTTCGAGAAATTACAGGAGTCCGGCGAGAAGCATACTGAGGTTATCAGCAGCAATCCGACGGCGTAA
- a CDS encoding phage portal protein codes for MGIRERLINALFGSVIRAEVEKSSKQIISYVTGLPSSTEGILPDIDFEIFNQMYEQTSWVRAVVGVICKAVTARGYGLAPAKPNADPKNAEMLQSFFDGCNPNDTLLEILDDIARDVYVFGNAFLEVVYGADGKPRELWNLDATTMRVIADEHGSIAGYIQVSRSQPGKVEFTPREVIHFKLGTKGATLYGLSPLASLILPVTVDKYAQIYNRAFFLNGAKIRGAFIMKDAAPEQVERNREYMAARAKSPDMAHSDLVLEGDIEFKQISTTQKDMEFLELREFTRNEILAVYGVPPSKVSIIETGNIGAGTGDHQTATFYDETISPFQMRLAEKLTKHVIRQGFGINDWSFQFNKRAIDEKDQAEIFNIYLQNSVFSPDEVRRIVAPRMPEMQKSLNPRETIANATRAIVSLENKFVEAVRGMFRKIGDAVKAKLPGIKREGDLEVLLQLVNKDGIARTIEKFTLEAARKGLALAAQRSGLENVDDLSPGIQERIKSEAAALADNLASGMVDRLREELSAGITANETIPQLMRRIENWVGSQSITVKPATDTEGNIIRETSSRVIGKDVLAEVIARTEANRAYNAGNLDALKQAGIEKVQWLLAGDACLECADAAETAPGEKLGKIMALDEASDILPAHPNCRCTWVSVLEEK; via the coding sequence ATGGGAATAAGGGAACGGCTGATAAATGCGTTGTTCGGCAGCGTAATCCGGGCCGAGGTCGAAAAATCGTCGAAGCAGATAATCTCTTATGTGACGGGATTGCCGTCGTCAACTGAGGGCATCCTGCCGGACATAGACTTTGAGATTTTCAACCAGATGTATGAGCAGACGTCATGGGTCCGCGCCGTTGTGGGCGTCATCTGCAAGGCGGTAACGGCCCGAGGCTACGGCCTGGCGCCTGCCAAACCGAATGCCGATCCCAAAAACGCAGAAATGCTTCAGTCCTTTTTTGACGGCTGCAACCCAAACGACACGCTCCTTGAGATACTGGACGATATCGCCCGCGACGTTTATGTATTCGGCAACGCGTTCCTTGAGGTGGTTTACGGCGCGGACGGCAAGCCCAGGGAGTTATGGAATCTTGACGCGACCACAATGCGGGTTATAGCCGATGAACACGGTTCCATTGCAGGCTATATTCAAGTCTCCAGGAGCCAGCCGGGAAAGGTCGAATTCACACCCAGAGAAGTTATCCACTTCAAACTGGGAACCAAGGGGGCTACCCTCTACGGCCTTTCCCCGCTGGCTTCATTAATCCTACCGGTGACGGTGGATAAATACGCGCAGATATACAACAGGGCGTTTTTCCTGAACGGCGCAAAAATCAGGGGTGCGTTTATTATGAAGGACGCGGCCCCGGAGCAGGTTGAGCGAAACCGCGAGTATATGGCGGCCAGAGCCAAGAGCCCTGATATGGCGCATTCGGATCTGGTGCTTGAAGGCGACATAGAGTTCAAGCAGATAAGCACGACACAGAAAGACATGGAGTTCCTGGAGCTCCGGGAGTTCACCAGAAACGAAATACTGGCAGTCTACGGCGTTCCGCCGAGCAAGGTGTCCATCATCGAGACCGGCAATATCGGCGCGGGCACAGGCGACCATCAGACGGCCACGTTTTATGATGAGACGATTTCCCCCTTCCAGATGCGGCTGGCGGAGAAGCTGACAAAACACGTCATTCGACAGGGCTTCGGCATAAACGACTGGTCATTCCAGTTTAACAAGCGTGCCATAGACGAAAAAGACCAGGCTGAGATTTTCAATATCTACTTGCAAAACAGTGTGTTCAGTCCTGATGAGGTGCGCAGGATAGTAGCACCCAGAATGCCGGAGATGCAGAAATCACTGAATCCCCGTGAGACCATAGCCAATGCCACGCGGGCCATAGTGTCGCTTGAGAACAAGTTCGTTGAGGCTGTGCGAGGCATGTTCCGCAAAATCGGCGACGCGGTCAAAGCAAAACTGCCGGGCATCAAGCGCGAGGGCGATTTAGAGGTACTGCTCCAGCTGGTTAATAAAGACGGCATCGCTAGAACCATAGAGAAGTTCACTTTGGAGGCAGCACGTAAGGGTCTTGCGCTGGCCGCACAGAGAAGCGGGCTTGAAAACGTAGATGACCTAAGCCCCGGTATACAGGAGAGAATCAAAAGCGAGGCAGCCGCGTTGGCAGATAATTTAGCAAGCGGCATGGTTGACCGGCTCCGGGAGGAGCTGTCGGCAGGGATTACGGCCAATGAAACTATTCCACAGCTTATGCGGCGCATCGAGAACTGGGTCGGCAGCCAGTCCATTACAGTCAAGCCGGCCACTGATACCGAAGGGAATATTATAAGAGAGACGAGCAGCCGGGTAATCGGCAAGGACGTTCTGGCCGAGGTAATAGCCCGCACCGAGGCGAACCGCGCGTATAATGCAGGCAATCTGGACGCGCTTAAGCAGGCCGGAATTGAAAAAGTCCAATGGCTGCTCGCGGGCGACGCCTGTCTTGAGTGCGCGGATGCGGCCGAGACAGCACCCGGTGAGAAGCTCGGCAAGATCATGGCATTGGATGAAGCGTCAGACATACTGCCCGCGCATCCAAACTGCCGCTGCACATGGGTAAGCGTACTGGAGGAAAAATAA